The Epinephelus lanceolatus isolate andai-2023 chromosome 8, ASM4190304v1, whole genome shotgun sequence genome includes a window with the following:
- the LOC117258832 gene encoding N-acetyltransferase family 8 member 3, with product MAQKNNFQFSIREYRPSDEHVVMSLFRNGIQEHVYPAFFKALSHPDHVGIALSISVAGYVLGGSSYFQALLFGSAWAGLLYYCCHEIYEGYMTRRLSTDMADIPANYLENPDNGFWVAEADVSGESKVVGMVAVMGKSGGEEDERFDDRNGGAMGGGGAEFAQDAGDGSYGEMSHMVVAFSWRRKSLGLQLMRKALDFCKERGYARLVLDVSSPQTTAISLYQKCGFVQTASHSNTHANRLFSKLARINVMRMEKFI from the exons ATGGCCCAGAAAAATAACT TTCAGTTCTCCATCAGGGAATATAGACCCTCAGATGAACATGTGGTCATGTCGCTGTTTCGCAACGGGATACAGGAACATGTATACCCGGCTTTCTTCAAGGCCTTGAGCCACCCAGACCATGTTGGCATTGCTCTGAGCATTTCTGTGGCAGGCTATGTGCTGGGAGGCAGCTCCTACTTCCAAGCTTTACTCTTTGGCAGCGCATGGGCTGGCCTCCTTTATTACTGCTGCCACGAAATCTACGAAGGCTACATGACGAGGAGGCTGAGCACAGACATGGCTGACATTCCAGCCAACTACCTGGAAAACCCAGATAACGGCTTCTGGGTGGCAGAGGCAGATGTCAGCGGAGAGTCGAAGGTGGTGGGGATGGTGGCGGTGATGGGGAAAagtggaggggaggaggatgaGAGGTTTGATGACAGGAATGGAGGAGCaatgggaggaggaggtgcagagTTTGCCCAAGATGCCGGTGATGGGAGTTATGGCGAGATGTCCCACATGGTTGTGGCGTTTTCATGGCGCCGCAAAAGCCTGGGTTTACAGCTAATGAGGAAGGCTcttgatttctgcaaagagcgGGGATACGCCCGTCTGGTCCTGGATGTCAGCTCGCCACAGACGACGGCCATCTCCCTGTACCAAAAATGCGGCTTTGTTCAAACAGCATCCCACAGTAACACACACGCTAATCGCTTGTTCTCCAAACTGGCCAGAATAAATGTGATGAGAATGGAAAAGTTCATTTGA